The nucleotide window GGAGCAATTTTCCATATCGCTCAGAAGCGACTTTCATAATATAACATGATTAATTTATCATGTCAACATATTTTTTGTTGTTAAAAACTTTTCATTTACTCCTCATGTCGAGGACGAAATCTAATATAACATGTGAGTAAAATGTTTGCAATATAATTTTTTAAAAAGCTTATAAAAAAATATTTTTTCCCTTTTCATTTCATCATTAACCAAACCTTCTTTATTCTTCATTTACAAAAAGAACGCTGCTTTAAGAGATTTAATAGTATAAAAAATATCTTAGATATCCACAATTTATCAACAATAAAGTGAATAACATGTTATTAAAAATAAAGCATAACTATACTTATCCACAATTGTGTATAAATTTATTCACATTACCCACAGAAAATTATAGAAAAGTTAAGTGCTAACAGGAAAAACCTTTTCATAGAATAAAGATAAATCCAATCTAAAAATGAAAGATGAGAATATGCTGCAATCGATCGCACTCTATTTATCCCTATTTATGGCCATTCTATTTTTTGCCTTTGCCTACGTTGAAGGATTAAGAATTGCCGATTCCAATGAAAAAGTCTATGGAGGCACATCTATTTTTACTGTAGTTTTTGGTTTTATTTTTTCCAGACTCTCATATGTTTTTCTATAATCTATAAAAATAATCCCCTGCCGTAAGGGGATTACTTTTTGAAATCTTCTTTATAAAATTGATAAATCAGCTGCTTTCATTTCCTATTTTTTCTTTTAATTGTCGGTACAAATCATTTATGTCGTACAATACTATTGTTTCCGTTTTTCAATTTTTAAGTTATCTAAATAATTTTGGTCAATCAATCCTTTATACGTTTCTTGCCAACTTTTCACATGGACCCGAGCAATTTGAGCTGCATCGTCTCCCACTGCTTTACGTATAATCATATTCTCTCCTTCCGTTTATCTATACAGAATGTTCCCTCATATGTTTTATTTTTACTTTTCTTTCATCTATAAGGAATAAAGAAATACCGATAATAATAACTAGACCGCCAATCATTTGAGTAGCAATCACGTTCTCGCCGAGCAAAAAATATGCCATTATTGTCGCCCCAACCGGTTCAAAAAGGATAGCCATTGAGATCGTTGAAGTGCTGAGCCACTTTATGGACCAATTAAATAACGTGTGCCCAAGCAGCGTCGGAATGAGTGCAAGCAAAATGAAATAAATCCAGTCCTTTCTCTCTGCCGGTATAATTGGCTCATTTACAGCAAGGATATAAATAAAAAGCGTAATAGTACTGATGGTGTAGACAACAAAAGTATAAGTGATAAGAGACAGTCTTTTTCTCACTGTTTGGCCAAATAACAAATAGGCAGTTACAAGAGCACAAGCTGCAAGGGCCAAAAAGTCGCCAAATAAAGCGGCTCCGCTGATTTGAAAATCACCCCAGCTAATAATAACGCTCCCGGCAACTGCGATAATTCCGCTTAATATCGCTTTACCCGATAATCTTTCCTTGAAGAAAAAATAAGTACCTATAAAAGCAAAGATAGGCTGCAATGTTACAAGAACTGTCGAGCTTGCAACAGATGTGAAATTTAAAGACTCAAACCAGAAGATAAAATGAAATGCTAAAAATAAACCGGCTACAATGGAATATAGCCAGTCTCTCATCGTAATAAAACGGAGCTCGCCGGCATATTTCAAAAGAAAGAGCGGCAGCATAAATAAAACTGAAAAAAATAATCTATAAAAAGCAATTACACCCGAGGGCGAAGCAGCTACCTTTACAAGAATGGCGGATGTTGAAACTGCTATGACCCCAATTGCGAGGGCAAGGTATGGATTTACTTTCTGATCCCGCATAGTCTAACTCCTTTGCCTCTTTGGTTTAAAATTACACCATTTTACACCATGAAAAGGGGTAATTCTTATGAAATTATTAATTTTTTAAATGCTAAGAGAAAATTGGTCTCATTACTTTTTTCCAGTTACTCCAAGTTCTCAACTTCCACCTGATTAACCCCTGCCAATGATTTCAATTGGTGATAAACTTCTGTCGTATAAACATTTTTATTTGTGGTGATAATACCACTGATCGTAACGTCATCCTTTTCTTCTTTTAATTTAATTCGTTTTATCCCTATTTTCCTGCTTTTCATTTCTATCAATAAATTGGTTAAATCTGTTGTTTTATCAATGATTATCTTAAATTTGATTTCTTTTTCACTTAACTTTTTTGGTCCAATCCACTCAAACAAAAAAGGGATGATTTTTACTCCAACGATAATAAAAATAACACCTAGAAAAGCCTCTATGTAAAAACCAGCACCAATAGATATTCCGATTCCTGCGGAAGCTAAAACTAATGCGGCAGTTGTTAATCCTGATATAGCCTCATTGCTTCTTCGTAAAATCACCCCTGCCCCCAAAAAACCAATTCCGCTAATGATATACGACGGTATGCGCCCGGGATCCATTGGACGAGAGTATTCTTTAGAATAAAGAAAAGCGGACTCATAAGATACAATCGTTAATAAACAAGCCATAACTGAAACAATTTGGCATGTTTTTAAACCTAAAGGCTTCCCCTTTAATTCTCTTTCTAATCCAATGACCAAACCCGCTAATCCAGCAAAAATTAATTTTACCAACACTTCATTTTTTATTAACGATTCGACAATCTGATTCATTTTCTCTCCCCTTTAACCTGTATTTAAATCTTTTTATTAATATATAACATAATTACAGTGATAAGTTTTTAATTCTGTTTAATTGATTTCATAATATTTATTAAATAATTTAAACTGAAACATGATTAGAATCAAAGTTTGTAAAGAGTTTACCAAAATTTCAACTGCTTTTTAAAAAATTTTTCTATTGCATAGAAAGTAAAATGCCGCTATAATATCTTCTGTACCTCATACGGGGCATTAGCTCAGCTGGGAGAGCGCTTGCATGGCATGCAAGAGGTCAGCGGTTCGAGCCCGCTATGCTCCACTTAATAGCTTATGATGAAACGCCATTTCAATTGAAATGGTGTTTTTTATTGAAGATAGATGGGATTACTCAGTCAAACTTACATTTTTTCTAATACTTTACAGATGAAAATTTTTTGGAAATATGCTATATTATTCACCGTCGGTTTAACAAATTCAATTAAGCGGATGTGGCGGAATGTCAGACGCGCTAGATTCAGGTTCTAGTGGTAGTAATACCGTGGGGGTTCAAGTCCCTTCATACGCATTTTTTCAGGCTTCAACTTTTTTGGTTGAGGTCTTCTTAAATTGACCTTAAATTATTTCATTAAAGGGATCTGTATCCATCCACTCCCTTTAAAGCTTCTCAATCGGGAAGTAGCTCAGCTTGGCAGAGTACCACGTTCGGGACGTGGGGGTCGCAGGTTCAAATCCTGTCTTCCCGACCATCATAAAAATGCGTGTGTAGTTTAATAGTAGAATTTCAGCTTCCCAAGCTGACGGCGGGGGGGCGATTCCCATCACCCGCTCTGCAGCCTAGTTTGGCGAAATAATTCATATCTATCATTCTGGAGAAGTACCCAAGTGGTTTAAGGGGGCGCACTCGAAATGCGCTAGGACGGGCAACCGTCGCGTGAGTTCGAATCTCACCTTCTCCGCTTATTGTTTGGCAAAAAAAGACTTTTAACTTATAGAAAGATTGAAAATGCCGGGATTTTTCTCGGCATTTTTTGCATTTCTATAACAGAAAAAACTTTAGGTGCTTAAGAATTCAAATTTTTCCTTCTTCGAAGCAGAAATTGACATGTAACCAAAAGGTTTTATATACTTAAATACGAAACCTTTTGGTTGCATATCTATTTAAAAACGGAGGTAAGTCATATGGAAGTAAATCAGCCAAGCAAAGTTCCAGACATCCGTAAAACAACCGTATTTAATGCACCAATTCAGAAAGTATGGGAAGCAGTAGCAACTTCAGAGGGCATCGCTGCATGGTTTATGCCAAATAATTTTGAGCCAAAAGTCGGGCATGAATTTACTTTACAGTCACCTTTTGGACCATCACCTTGCAAAGTTCTTGAACTTGACCCGCCTCACCGCCTTTCCTTTTCGTGGGATGAAAGTTGGCATGTTTCTTTTGAATTAAAGGAATTGGAAGGAAAAACGGAATTTACACTCATTCATTCCGGTTGGGGTGATCCGAATGAAATAATGACAAAGCCGGGAGAAACACAATCCGTCATAAGAAACCGAATGAACAATGGCTGGGAGTCTATTGTTAAAGAGAAACTCCGTAAAGTAGTTGAGGGTTAATGTCAGCAGCGAAAAAGCATGATATTTTCCAAGCAATCGCTGATCCTACCCGGCGTAAGATGCTTCGACTTCTCGCTGAAAAAGAATTGCCTGTCACTGAAATAAGCAGGCACTTTCCTATGAGTCGTACAGCAGTTTCGAAACATTTACGCGTTCTTTCTGAATCGAAACTTGTCAGTGTCAAGAAATCGGGGAGGGAGAAGCTTTATAAGCTCCAACCGGACGCACTGCTCGAACTAAAAGAATGGCTTTCCTTTTTCGAGCAATTTTGGGAAAATAAGATTTCAATGCTTCAACATTTTGTGGAAAATGAAGAGATAGGCGAATTAAATCTTATAGTACCTAACAATGAGGAATCGAATGAATGATACCGGTCTTAATGACCAAAAAAGGTAAGCAATCATATTCAATATGACGAATATGTGCTTACCTTTTATTTTTTCGTCTAAAGATTAAAATGTATGGGCTAATTCCTTAGCGCGGGCAATTGCATTTTCTTTAATTTCTTGAGCTTTGTCAGGCATTGCATTGTGTCCTTCAATAAATAAGCCTTCAAGTGAAGGAACGCCGAAGAATTTCATCATAGCGTCGATGAATCTGTGGCCCATTTCTAATTCAGCTGCCGGACCTTCTGAATAGATACCGCCGCGTGCTTGAATGTGCAATGCTTTTTTATCTGTTAACAAACCAACTGATCCTTGTTCTGTATATTTAAAAGTTTTTCCTGCAACAGCAACTGAATCAAGATATGCCTTCATAACTGGAGGGAATGAAAAGTTCCACATAGGAGTTACGAATACATATTTATCTGCTGCGATGAACTGTTCGCACAACTCTGAAAGTCGGCCCACTTTTGCTTTTTCTTCAGCGGTAAGTTCTTCGAATGATTGTCCTGAACGAAGTTTTCCCCAACCGCTAAGTACGTCTGCGTCAATTTGCGGAATGTTTTCTTTAAATAAATCAATATGAACCACTTCATCGTTCGGGTTGACTTCTTTATAAGTATCGATAAACACTTTTCCTGCTGCCAAGCTGTAGGATTGTGTTTCATTTAGCGGGTGAGCCGTGATGTACAATACTTTTGCCATGATGTTTTTCACCTTTCTTTTATTAAATTTTCTTTGACATTTTAGTTTTCATCAGAAAACTAAATAATAGTCAAAAAATATATCTCGAATTAAATTATTTTTAATTCGAGATAAATAATACTAAAATTTTTTTTTCGAATCAACCATTTTGTCTCTGAATAAATATAAAAAAGATTTGCCTGAAATGACAAATCCTTTTTATATTACTAATTATTATCAAATGAATAAGGATTGCGACCTATGATTTTTCTCATTTCATCAGTTATCTCAAAATAATCATTTCCTGCAGACTCATCAGAAACCGTATTTTCCAACTGTACGCTGCCATCATAGTACATAGGTTTTTGTTCCAATTATTTTCACCTCCACAAACTATTAGGCAAACGATATACATTTATCTAAATATATTTTATCATTAATATGAAAGATTTTGAATATTTAATAAATATTATTTTTTTATAATTATCTCTATATATTAGAAGGTCTTGATCTTTACTGCCAAAGCAATTATAATTAAAAACTGATGTCCCAGTAGCTCAGCAGGATAGAGCAACAGTTTCCTAAACTGTAGGTCGGGAGTTCGAATCTCTCCTGGGACGTTATATTATTTTTACCTATTCAATTAAGAGGCGGATATTACCAATTCCCGCCTCTTTTTATGAGAAAATGAAAAGGACCTGACTGTATGAGCCAGGCCCTTTTTGATTAATCGTAATTAAGAGAAGAAACCCATCATCTAAAACTTTATTACAATGGCAAAAGAGCAATTGATTCACGTGAACGGATATCTTCAATCATATTTACCCATTCTTGCGGTTTTTCCGAAAGCACAGAATAATAAGTAGTAAGGAAATCTGCTACCAAGCTGGCCGAAAGTTCCGTTACATTTTCGTCCATCGGCATAAAGCAAAGATCCAGTCCCGAAACCGCCTCTCCGTTATTCTCCCATGAAGGATGCACATATGAAAGGTCAAGGCGTTTATAGCCAAGGTGTGAAAGCACTTCGCGGCGAACGTAAGGATCCATCGGTTTTACTCCGCCAAATTGATAGTTTTCTACTTGGTAAGGATCGTAGATTTCAGCAAACATTCCAAATAACTCATTTCCGTTTTCTTTTGCTAAATTTTGCAAATCTTTTAAACGATTTTGGGCAAGAAAGCGTCCAAGGCTTAAGCCCGGTTTCCCAATGATCGTAAAATCTGTCATCGCAATGTTCCAGTCTTTGTAGTAGCGGTATTCCGTGGCTCCTACTACCTCATCCTCATGAACCGCTACAAATACACGGATATCCGGGTCCTCTAACGGTTCTTTCCATAGATCAAATTCTAACACTTCTTCAGGTGGAAATACCTCTTTCATTAAATTATGAAGTTTTGAAAACAAAGGATCTTCAATGCTCGTAATACGTACATATTCCATCTGTCATCCCCCATTGCATATTATTCTTTATTTTTTCTCATTTCCAAAAAGATTGCTGATTTTAAAAATTCTTTGAGTTGCTTAATGTGTTCCCATCAAATGTGATGTAAATTCACAGCAAATTAGTAATCCTATTCATTTACATATTTTTTAAAGAACAAAAGTTCAATAAAACCTTTATTTAAATGGATTTTTCCATTCCATTAATGCAGCATATCCGCATGATTCTTCATCTTCCAGATAATTTTCCACAACTCCGATTGGCATACGGCCGCAACGCAGCAGGAACGTAATAACAGGGTCTTTTAATTCTCCCTTGACAACTGCTTCTAAATAGTCATTAGCTGACATTTCATCTGCTTTCTTGTGATAGCCAGGCATCCGCCCGCCGCCGAGCAGCCGGTCAAGCCCTTTTTGAATCACGACATGGTACATTGACTGCATCATAATCTTTCCGAGCCCAAGCTTTCTGTATTTAGGACGGACGCTGATATCAACAATATACAATGTATTTCCATTTGGATTATGATTGCGGATGTAGCCGTTATCGGTAACTTCTTCCCACGTGTGGTTCGGGTGTTCAGGGTCAAAATCCGTTATGAGGCCAGTGAGTGACCCTGCCAACTCCCCATTCACTTCGATGCATAATGCCCCTTCCGGAAACAGAGTGACATGATTATTCAACTGCTCCTTATTCCACCATAATTCAGATGGAAACGGCGGAGGAAAGCATTCAGCTTGAATTTGAATTAGGTCATCAAAATCTTTCTCCGTATAGTTGCGAACTACAGCCGGCAAAGGGCGATCTTGATCATACACATATATTTCACTGCGGTAATAAATGTTACGATCTTTCAACTTCCATTCCCTCCCAATCCGGATATAAATCATTTCTGCGGTCGCGCCATGTTGTCACGGATCCCCGCTCGCGCACTTCGTACAGAAGATCTAAATCAAGATCAGCAGTTATAATCATATCGTCGTTTATTTCACCTTCTGCCAAGATTCCCTTCGGCGGGAACGGAATATCATTCGGCGTAATAATAGCTGCCTGTCCGAAATTAGCGCGCATAAAATCAACAGTCGGCAAGGAGCCGATTGTTCCCGTTACAACGACATACACTTGATTTTCAATTGCTCTTGCATGGCTAGTGTATCGGACTCGGTGGAAGCCGTGGCGGTCATCCGTACAGGACGGGCAGAAGATTACATCCGCTCCTTTTGCTTTTGCCATCCGGACGATTTCCGGAAATTCAATATCATAACAAGTTAGGAGAGCAATTTTTCCCTTCTCCGTGTCAAAAATGCGGAAGTCTTCGCCAGGCGCCATATTCCATTCATGAACCTCCGTTGGCGTGATATGCAGCTTTGCCTGTTCTTCTATTCTTCCGTCCGGATAAAATAAATGAGCTACGTTATAAAGGCGGTCATTTCTGCGAATGACATGGGTGCCGCCAATAATATGCGTGTTTGTTTCTTTAGCAAAGTTTGAAAAAAGAGTTCGGTATTGCTCCGTGAAATCAGGTAATTTGTCGATAGGCAACCCTTTTCCATCCTTGCTTCCGATCGATAAAAGCTGTGTCGTAAAGAATTCAGGGAAAAGAATAAACTCCGCATTAAATTCTTGGGCAGTTTTTATATAATGTTCGCATTGTCTTGCAAACTCATCAAACGAATTAATTGTATGCAAATGATACTGAACAGCTGAAACCCGAATTTTCAACTTAATCCCCCCAGTATGATTCAAATCATTAATTTATTTTCTCTACTGTGATTATGAGTCATTTTTTACATTATCACAAGTACTGACTTTTGTGTTATATGGTTACAAAAAAGTAACCAACTTTTTTTCTTAACTATCAGTGTACAAGACTTATAAGGGAATGTACATTCAAATATGTATTTCAAAATATAGTATTGTTAATAATGGTCGAAGAATACTTGTTTTGAGGTGAAAAGTGTGCACCAACGTTTTTATGCAAATTTTTTGCGGCTTCCAATTATATTACGAACCCTTTTCTTGGCATTATCGGCCATAATCTTTTTTGGTGCACTAATACATATAATCGAACCGTCAACATTTCCGTCTATTTTTGACGGCATCTGGTGGGCAATTGTCACGACATCAACTGTCGGATACGGAGACTTTGCCCCTAAAACAATTCCGGGACGAATAACCGGAATGTTTTTAATCTTAACAGGAGCTGGATTTTTATCTTTTTACTTTGTAAATTTAGCAACAGCAACCGTTACAAGACAAAACGCATATATTGAAGGAAAGGTGGCATTTAAAGGCATGGGGCATTTGATCATAATCGGTTGGAACGAACGTTCAAGAGAAATTATCCATCATTTATCGAATGCCGGACCTAATCTTCAAATTATTCTAATCGATGAAACACTTGAATCAAATCCAATGCCCAACATTCTTCATTTTGTAAGAGGAAGAGCGAATCAGGACGAAACTTTAGTAAAAGCGAACATTTTTAAAGCTGAAAAAGTGTTAATTACATCAGACCAGCATAAAGATGAATTGCATGCTGATATGTTCTCGATTCTTACCCTCTTGACGATTAAAGGGTTATGTCCCTCTGTTCATTGTATTGTTGAGGTGCTGACAACTGAACAGATGGCCAATGCAAAACGTGCCGGAGCTGACGAAATTATTCAATCGAACGTTCTGACTAGTTTTGTGATGGTGAATAGCATAACAGCCAGGAGAAAAATATCATCGATATTAGAACTTTTAGGCCAGCTTGATGGAGTCAAATTGACTTTGTCTGAATCATCAGACAATTTGATCGGCAAATCCTTCAAGGAGGCTTCCTCATTATTACTGGCAGAGGGGATTTTAATCGTAGGCATAAAAAGAGGAGAGGAAACTTTTGTAAATCCCTCCCACCCGTTTATCATTTCTAAAGATGATCAATTACTTAAGATTATTCGTTAATCAGCTAACAAGACAGATTCTAATTCATTCACCAGCGATTTACCAATGTCTATATATTTTTCAGGAAAGCTTGCATCTTTATCGACCGGTTCTGAAAATTGATTAAAAGACGTAAGAGTATTCCCCATAGAAGCATTGTCATCCAGCCCGCTTTCGTATAGATGAGAAAGCAGATAAGGCCTTTCAACCATTACTGTGCAGCTATGAGAGTCAAGCTGACCATCAATCGCCCTAAAGGGAATCCTTAAAAATTGATACCCTGATTCATCATCAATTTTATAATCAAATGAACCATGATCATATTCCCAGTTGCCTCCAATCGAATATCCGAGAGGCTTTAATAGCTGTTCAAGCTTGTATAAATCAACATGCAGTCCTTCGACCTTTGAAGGGATTTCAATCATCATCTTTCCACCTTTCCAAACGTTTTCTTTAGTTTCTCCCAAAAAAATTTTTTAATAAAAAAAAGTGCTGACCAATTATCAGCACTCTCTCACCGTCATTTCTTATTTCAAGCGTTTTTCAAGCTCCTCTTTTTTCTCTTCAAAGCCCGGTTTTCCAAGTAAGGCAAACATATTTGCTTTATAAGCTTCAACTCCGGGCTGATCAAATGGATTGACACCAAGCAAGTATCCGCTCATCGCACATGCCTTTTCAAAGAAGTACACTAAATAACCGAAGGTATACTCATCTAATTGCGGAATGGAAACAATAAGGTTCGGTACTCCTCCGTCTGTATGGGCAAGCAATGTTCCTTCGAATGCTTTATTATTAACGAAATCAACTGTTTTGCCGGCAAGGTAATTCAAGCCGTCAAGGTCGCTTGCTTCTTCTTCAATCATTAATTCATGGCGCGGTTTTTCCACTTTTATAATGGTTTCAAATAAATCTCGGCGGCCTTCTTGGATATATTGACCTAATGAGTGAAGGTCCGTGGAGAAATTTGCCGAAGCCGGGAATATTCCTTTTTGGTCTTTCCCTTCGCTTTCGCCAAATAATTGTTTCCACCATTCTGCAAAATATTGAAGACCAGGTTCGTAGTTAATGAGCATTTCAATTGTTTTGCCTTTATTGTAAAGAATGTTTCTTATTGCAGCA belongs to Bacillus methanolicus and includes:
- a CDS encoding GNAT family N-acetyltransferase, coding for MKDRNIYYRSEIYVYDQDRPLPAVVRNYTEKDFDDLIQIQAECFPPPFPSELWWNKEQLNNHVTLFPEGALCIEVNGELAGSLTGLITDFDPEHPNHTWEEVTDNGYIRNHNPNGNTLYIVDISVRPKYRKLGLGKIMMQSMYHVVIQKGLDRLLGGGRMPGYHKKADEMSANDYLEAVVKGELKDPVITFLLRCGRMPIGVVENYLEDEESCGYAALMEWKNPFK
- a CDS encoding carbon-nitrogen hydrolase family protein; protein product: MKIRVSAVQYHLHTINSFDEFARQCEHYIKTAQEFNAEFILFPEFFTTQLLSIGSKDGKGLPIDKLPDFTEQYRTLFSNFAKETNTHIIGGTHVIRRNDRLYNVAHLFYPDGRIEEQAKLHITPTEVHEWNMAPGEDFRIFDTEKGKIALLTCYDIEFPEIVRMAKAKGADVIFCPSCTDDRHGFHRVRYTSHARAIENQVYVVVTGTIGSLPTVDFMRANFGQAAIITPNDIPFPPKGILAEGEINDDMIITADLDLDLLYEVRERGSVTTWRDRRNDLYPDWEGMEVERS
- a CDS encoding ArsR/SmtB family transcription factor — translated: MSAAKKHDIFQAIADPTRRKMLRLLAEKELPVTEISRHFPMSRTAVSKHLRVLSESKLVSVKKSGREKLYKLQPDALLELKEWLSFFEQFWENKISMLQHFVENEEIGELNLIVPNNEESNE
- a CDS encoding YugN-like family protein, whose amino-acid sequence is MIEIPSKVEGLHVDLYKLEQLLKPLGYSIGGNWEYDHGSFDYKIDDESGYQFLRIPFRAIDGQLDSHSCTVMVERPYLLSHLYESGLDDNASMGNTLTSFNQFSEPVDKDASFPEKYIDIGKSLVNELESVLLAD
- a CDS encoding DMT family transporter, with the translated sequence MRDQKVNPYLALAIGVIAVSTSAILVKVAASPSGVIAFYRLFFSVLFMLPLFLLKYAGELRFITMRDWLYSIVAGLFLAFHFIFWFESLNFTSVASSTVLVTLQPIFAFIGTYFFFKERLSGKAILSGIIAVAGSVIISWGDFQISGAALFGDFLALAACALVTAYLLFGQTVRKRLSLITYTFVVYTISTITLFIYILAVNEPIIPAERKDWIYFILLALIPTLLGHTLFNWSIKWLSTSTISMAILFEPVGATIMAYFLLGENVIATQMIGGLVIIIGISLFLIDERKVKIKHMREHSV
- a CDS encoding potassium channel family protein encodes the protein MHQRFYANFLRLPIILRTLFLALSAIIFFGALIHIIEPSTFPSIFDGIWWAIVTTSTVGYGDFAPKTIPGRITGMFLILTGAGFLSFYFVNLATATVTRQNAYIEGKVAFKGMGHLIIIGWNERSREIIHHLSNAGPNLQIILIDETLESNPMPNILHFVRGRANQDETLVKANIFKAEKVLITSDQHKDELHADMFSILTLLTIKGLCPSVHCIVEVLTTEQMANAKRAGADEIIQSNVLTSFVMVNSITARRKISSILELLGQLDGVKLTLSESSDNLIGKSFKEASSLLLAEGILIVGIKRGEETFVNPSHPFIISKDDQLLKIIR
- a CDS encoding GNAT family N-acetyltransferase yields the protein MEYVRITSIEDPLFSKLHNLMKEVFPPEEVLEFDLWKEPLEDPDIRVFVAVHEDEVVGATEYRYYKDWNIAMTDFTIIGKPGLSLGRFLAQNRLKDLQNLAKENGNELFGMFAEIYDPYQVENYQFGGVKPMDPYVRREVLSHLGYKRLDLSYVHPSWENNGEAVSGLDLCFMPMDENVTELSASLVADFLTTYYSVLSEKPQEWVNMIEDIRSRESIALLPL
- a CDS encoding SRPBCC family protein; this translates as MEVNQPSKVPDIRKTTVFNAPIQKVWEAVATSEGIAAWFMPNNFEPKVGHEFTLQSPFGPSPCKVLELDPPHRLSFSWDESWHVSFELKELEGKTEFTLIHSGWGDPNEIMTKPGETQSVIRNRMNNGWESIVKEKLRKVVEG
- a CDS encoding FMN-dependent NADH-azoreductase, encoding MAKVLYITAHPLNETQSYSLAAGKVFIDTYKEVNPNDEVVHIDLFKENIPQIDADVLSGWGKLRSGQSFEELTAEEKAKVGRLSELCEQFIAADKYVFVTPMWNFSFPPVMKAYLDSVAVAGKTFKYTEQGSVGLLTDKKALHIQARGGIYSEGPAAELEMGHRFIDAMMKFFGVPSLEGLFIEGHNAMPDKAQEIKENAIARAKELAHTF
- a CDS encoding MgtC/SapB family protein codes for the protein MNQIVESLIKNEVLVKLIFAGLAGLVIGLERELKGKPLGLKTCQIVSVMACLLTIVSYESAFLYSKEYSRPMDPGRIPSYIISGIGFLGAGVILRRSNEAISGLTTAALVLASAGIGISIGAGFYIEAFLGVIFIIVGVKIIPFLFEWIGPKKLSEKEIKFKIIIDKTTDLTNLLIEMKSRKIGIKRIKLKEEKDDVTISGIITTNKNVYTTEVYHQLKSLAGVNQVEVENLE